Proteins co-encoded in one Candidatus Zixiibacteriota bacterium genomic window:
- the pilQ gene encoding type IV pilus secretin PilQ — translation MKLARIYKYLLIFLVVVFSAGLFGPALAQEQNPTQPIENLSFQAAEIRSVIRFLADYGGVNVVVAPDVQGSVTINLRGVSWQQALEIIGQTYNLAVVFEEAGYIRVLPADAYRNQQTASEQHKLQQETLVRLDVKIVRLNNTSSEDIVESVKSLMSDRGKVDADKHTNSLILQEVPDNLPRVEEFIRELDKPARQIKISAQLLEIYDNVNNELGVDWSVTGSTTQSGDRVITQTGAQTGNRVTDKAIDYTLSVDAPSQGWSLDAAVSAIITKGKGKIIAHPEITTIENKEARIQMGQKVPVKQFDESGNVVIKFEQVGTMLKVTPTITADNQILMHLMPERSTLEPDASSGIIINTNNAETNVVVNNGQTAVIGGLTTQDEVETVTGIPILKDIPLLGALFRYSQKKIENRDLVIFVTPTVVENDLADTGP, via the coding sequence ATGAAATTAGCACGAATTTACAAATACCTTTTGATTTTCCTGGTTGTAGTCTTCAGTGCCGGTTTGTTCGGGCCGGCATTGGCCCAGGAGCAGAATCCGACTCAGCCGATTGAGAATCTTTCATTCCAGGCGGCCGAGATCAGATCGGTCATCAGGTTTCTAGCCGATTATGGCGGCGTTAATGTCGTTGTCGCCCCCGATGTTCAAGGGAGCGTTACCATAAACCTTAGAGGTGTCAGCTGGCAACAGGCTCTGGAAATCATCGGACAGACTTATAACCTGGCCGTGGTTTTCGAGGAAGCCGGTTATATTCGGGTCCTTCCGGCCGATGCCTATCGTAACCAGCAAACAGCTTCGGAACAACACAAATTACAGCAGGAAACGCTGGTGCGACTGGATGTCAAGATTGTTCGTTTAAACAACACCTCATCCGAGGACATTGTCGAGTCGGTTAAATCCCTCATGTCCGACCGCGGCAAGGTGGATGCCGATAAACATACCAATTCCCTGATCCTGCAGGAAGTTCCCGACAACTTGCCCCGTGTTGAAGAATTTATCCGGGAACTGGATAAGCCGGCCCGGCAGATAAAAATTTCCGCTCAGCTTCTTGAAATTTATGATAATGTCAATAATGAACTGGGCGTGGATTGGTCGGTCACCGGATCAACCACCCAGAGTGGTGATCGGGTTATCACGCAGACCGGGGCCCAGACAGGCAATCGGGTAACCGACAAGGCTATCGATTATACGCTCAGTGTTGATGCCCCATCCCAGGGCTGGAGCCTTGATGCGGCGGTATCAGCGATTATCACCAAAGGCAAGGGTAAAATTATCGCCCACCCGGAAATAACCACCATTGAGAATAAGGAAGCCCGGATTCAGATGGGGCAAAAGGTTCCTGTTAAACAATTCGATGAATCCGGAAATGTCGTCATAAAATTCGAACAGGTCGGAACCATGCTCAAAGTAACGCCGACCATAACGGCTGACAATCAGATTCTTATGCATTTGATGCCGGAGAGATCAACTCTTGAACCGGATGCATCATCGGGAATCATTATCAATACCAATAATGCCGAAACCAATGTGGTCGTGAATAATGGCCAGACCGCCGTAATCGGCGGGTTGACCACCCAGGATGAGGTCGAGACAGTCACCGGAATCCCAATTCTCAAAGACATCCCGCTTCTGGGTGCTCTTTTCCGTTATTCTCAGAAGAAGATTGAAAATCGTGATCTGGTCATTTTCGTCACTCCGACGGTGGTGGAAAACGATCTGGCCGACACGGGGCCATAA
- a CDS encoding Ig-like domain-containing protein, whose protein sequence is MKSKKSSIMMLFLMGLAVIPAFILGGCDSSSSDSDSNSALQVESVTASPSAVEVGDEAIVEAFVSDGTNPLPNRVVMFTVDTGGSCNPSIDTTDEDGYAATVFHGTDAGITTITAWLSDEIYATVNVMVASTGDDDDTTGTGPDTTTVSSDNVTIAANPRRLEADGSSTSEVVIIITDGDGNPAPESTMVRLAAGEKFLDNDGDGYFTGGGVDALVIDAISNGAWDPVGWIDTVAYVEGDTGTVVVTYTAGYDPIAVYVRATVDDDEIDGFAQITIQLNPNSEVGSIALSADSIHLAVVGTGGYENGMLYATVYDPFGNTAPAGTSVYFIITDGPGGGEDLGGTGTGGPYVDLTNSAGVAVCPISSGTISGTIRVRAYNEGATIMSEATQIMVHAGPPAEIIVGAEICNTQYWGWINKRVEITALLSDVYHNPCPDSTVVYFSCDEGTILAHERRTESEEGIAMSWWLSGYDDPTADGIVEIYASTNGGTLADTGYFINSWIPDTLWFVTDPASGLTLFPTHVNADGQTMRFFYVEVRDLNRNFVVDQTDIFLSSDYLEVASSVVQDGCHASRVKTYLTSVVLDYDYSLNGVADDGIGAIDVVRSNYGSIVETTVPCTLLTGPAYYSGCNLDIESSVGFSSAVPFTVTIEDRWGNPLGDHTIVATVSGGGSVSNGTQKTNLYGEASGFILNTPASGTTESVTIRAQDIDPRGNITLTHTVTLN, encoded by the coding sequence ATGAAGAGCAAAAAGTCATCAATAATGATGCTATTTTTGATGGGGTTGGCAGTTATTCCGGCCTTTATTTTGGGCGGCTGCGATTCCTCGTCAAGCGACTCCGATTCCAACAGCGCTCTCCAGGTTGAATCGGTGACGGCCTCTCCATCAGCCGTTGAGGTTGGAGATGAGGCAATTGTGGAAGCCTTTGTGTCCGATGGGACCAACCCGCTTCCCAACCGCGTGGTTATGTTCACCGTTGATACCGGGGGTTCCTGCAATCCTTCAATCGACACCACCGATGAGGACGGTTACGCGGCGACGGTATTCCACGGCACTGATGCCGGGATAACCACCATCACCGCCTGGCTGTCGGATGAAATTTATGCGACGGTCAATGTCATGGTGGCGTCAACGGGTGACGATGATGACACCACCGGCACCGGTCCCGATACCACCACGGTAAGTTCGGATAATGTTACTATCGCGGCTAATCCAAGGAGGCTGGAGGCGGACGGCAGTTCCACTTCCGAAGTCGTTATTATCATTACCGATGGTGATGGTAATCCGGCACCCGAATCAACCATGGTCCGCCTTGCGGCCGGAGAAAAATTTCTTGATAACGACGGTGACGGGTATTTCACCGGCGGCGGAGTCGATGCCCTGGTTATCGATGCCATCTCCAACGGTGCCTGGGATCCGGTGGGATGGATCGATACGGTGGCCTATGTCGAAGGCGATACTGGAACCGTGGTTGTCACTTATACCGCCGGATATGATCCGATTGCGGTCTATGTCCGGGCCACGGTCGATGATGATGAAATCGATGGTTTTGCCCAAATAACCATACAGCTCAACCCCAACTCCGAAGTCGGCAGTATCGCCTTGTCGGCCGACTCTATCCACCTGGCTGTTGTCGGAACAGGCGGTTATGAAAACGGCATGCTCTATGCCACTGTTTATGATCCTTTTGGCAACACGGCCCCGGCCGGAACGTCAGTGTATTTCATTATTACCGATGGACCGGGCGGCGGCGAAGACCTGGGCGGCACGGGCACAGGCGGTCCCTATGTCGACCTGACCAACTCTGCCGGGGTGGCCGTTTGTCCGATATCATCGGGCACCATATCGGGGACCATTCGAGTCAGGGCCTACAATGAAGGGGCCACGATCATGTCGGAAGCGACCCAGATTATGGTTCATGCCGGACCACCGGCCGAGATTATTGTGGGGGCGGAAATATGCAACACTCAGTACTGGGGCTGGATTAACAAACGGGTAGAAATTACCGCTCTGCTTTCCGATGTTTATCATAATCCCTGCCCGGATTCCACAGTCGTTTATTTCTCCTGCGATGAGGGAACGATACTCGCTCATGAGAGACGGACCGAAAGTGAAGAGGGTATTGCCATGTCATGGTGGCTCTCGGGTTATGATGATCCGACCGCCGATGGTATCGTGGAAATATATGCTTCCACCAATGGCGGGACACTGGCCGATACCGGCTATTTTATCAACAGCTGGATTCCGGATACCCTCTGGTTCGTGACCGATCCGGCCTCGGGTTTGACCCTGTTTCCGACCCATGTTAATGCTGATGGCCAGACAATGAGATTTTTCTATGTCGAAGTTCGCGACCTGAATCGCAACTTCGTCGTCGATCAAACCGATATTTTCCTCAGCAGTGACTATCTTGAGGTGGCCTCCAGCGTTGTGCAGGATGGCTGTCATGCCTCCAGGGTCAAGACTTACCTGACCTCGGTGGTTCTTGATTATGACTATTCGTTGAATGGCGTGGCCGATGACGGTATCGGCGCTATTGATGTCGTTCGATCCAATTATGGCAGTATTGTCGAAACCACCGTGCCCTGCACGCTTTTAACCGGACCGGCTTACTACAGCGGTTGTAATCTGGATATTGAATCCAGTGTCGGTTTCAGTTCCGCGGTGCCCTTCACGGTGACTATCGAAGACCGCTGGGGCAATCCTCTTGGTGATCACACTATCGTGGCCACCGTCAGCGGAGGCGGTTCGGTCAGCAATGGAACCCAGAAGACCAACCTTTATGGAGAAGCTTCCGGATTCATATTGAACACCCCCGCGTCCGGGACGACCGAATCGGTTACCATCAGGGCTCAGGATATCGATCCCCGGGGTAATATAACTCTGACTCATACAGTGACTTTGAACTGA